TTGTTTTACTAAGATGTCTCGCAAAATGCCTCGAAATGCGCCAAACTTCACAACAAGCTGGAGAACTTAAATACAACCGtgtattttactttaaacaGCTAACTTCACACGGCTGTATAGAAGTTCAACCACTCAGCTCAGGTCAAATGAAACATGTCATACCGATGATTGGCCCTTTATTCCATGTTTTTAACCATTGGTGTCCTTTCAGAGATTCCCTGATAATACATCTATGATATAATAGGGCATATCAAATAGGTTAGGTTTAAGTATATCTCTCGTTAACATAATTGTTGCACATTGAACACTAAACgtaatgtatttgtaaatgtatttttgatgTTACTATGGTCCAAAGTTTGAATGTTGACACATTGAAGTTTTGTACAACGTAGAAACCAAAGACAGTATTATCTTTCCAATGTAAGAGTTTAAGACTGGTGTATTGACGCATTCCGATGAAGTATAGTCgtccatatttttataacatatctATTGCCATAGTCACAGATCACAATACTTGAATGTAGCCATGTAACAGTCTAGTGCATAACGCATTTAATTGAgttaagttattaatatagACTGGGTGGTTTTCCTTTAgtgataatattgttttgacgATAGTTGTAGTTTTAAGATTTGACAATTGGTATATGATTATTTTGCTAGTTAATTTTACGACACACAAGACAGTGTAAATTGACTTCTGCGACATTTTAGCGTGGAAAATGGAGTGAAATGTCAGTTTTGAatcgttgaaataaaactgtgagttgtttgcatataattttattttctattttccaCGGGCGGACTCGTCTGCGACCTGTACTGTACGCTCGCGCCGCAGGTAGGCCCCGCCCCCTCCCCCTCCCGACGGTCCGTCCACACTAACCGCTTGCCACAGCTCCCTCGTAACACGTAACATGCTGTATACTGTACACCACGATACCACTAACCGCGGCGCCGCCTCGCGTACTGTAGGCACGATACGACAACGAGTTAACTGTGATTTTGATGTGCCATCCGCACTATCGGAGGAACGGAATGAAAATAAGCGGTAATTTTATTCACATTCCTTAATGGATTTGCTTATTGTAGTAGCTCTTATCTTATTACTGTCTCgattttctcgtagtgtcaTATAAAATGTGACTTTTTGTCGGTTTACGGGTGGgtacactaatattatatttacgtacAGTAGTTTTGTCGCTTTACAATGTGCATGAACGAACGATTCAATAGTCGTTGGCTGAATTGGATTCTACGAGCAACCATTCGGATCACACTGAGACATGCATGAACTACGGATTACGATTACCACATCGCCGAGTATTTTGAAAGTGTGATTTTTCATGTGAATTATTTATCCTACCTACCTGTGTTCCTTCGCTTATACTGCACCTTACATCAGTCGCCACACTCCGCCGCGTCCCGGGACGGCGCCGGGACGCGGGACGGCACCGGGACGCGGCGGGTGGTGGTCCGGGCGAGGTCCGGGCGACAGGCGATTGTTCAGCAGTCACAACGGCTCCGCCGTGTGTTGGACCCGACGGTCCCCTGTTGCTTGCGCACGCGCGCGCCGGCTGGGCTCTAACGCGCGCTTTATGTACAGGCATGCTGCTGCCCGGCGGCATGGGCGGCATGGGCGGAATGGGCGGCATGGGCGGCATGAGCGGCATGATGCAGATGGGCATGTTCCCGGGCGGCGTGCCGGGGCTGCCGGTCATGCAGCCGCGCTACCGATAGCCGTGCCGCGCCTGGGCGTGGAGCCGCGTCGCCGAGCGAAGGTAGGCGCTCGTCGCATAGTGTGGGCTCGTGTGGGCCGGTGTGGGCCCGCGTCGGCTCCAGTAGCTGACAGCAGGTAAGCGCGCGACGGGACAGGTGACGCTCGTCGCCCCACGGGGCTGGGCCGGCAGTTCCCTGCGAGGCGACGCAGGCGACGGCTGTCACAACGAGTGTTGTTGGATTGGCGGCCCCCTGTCCCGCCGGCCGCCGCTCCGTTACTACAGACCTCCTCGTACAAGATGCCGGTTTTACGTAGATGAACTTGGTTCGTAATTATCTGGTGTTAAGCGATGTGTGTAAGAATTATTGCGAGACGTTAATGTTATATGCCTTGATGATTTTTTCTTAAGCATTTCCACGTGAAGTTGTGATGTTTGCCTACTCTTGTAGAATTTTGACTATTTTACTCAATAAATGCTCTGGACATGGATATATGTTTTTGATTGTCGGACCTGCTCCGCGTGATGTCGCGTGCTGTTCATACTAACATTGCACTAAACGAGTACTTGTTAGTGACACGGTGCGGAGAACAAACACCCTGTATATGACACTCGACTTATAAATGAAATCATTCGTGACATGATTATACAAGTGCTCTCTCAAGTATACAATTGCGTTTTAACAGTttagaaaaaagtatttttgaaaaGGAAACTAAGTAAGGAAGAGGGTATTTATCAGCTTTTTCTAAATGTACCatctttaaaaacaattacatttaaccattatttaatatattttaaggtaGTCACTAATTATCGTGCATCTACTCATTTCcgtatttaaagaaaaattaataaaatatcacaaatgTACCAAgaacataaatttttttttttaaaaaaaaaaacatattctacacgtatgacgtcacaagCACATTTTTGCCACAAGTCTACAACTGTTTCTAActctgtaaatatttgtatcttGCAAAATAGGAAAATATTACTCATCGCAATAATAGTTTTCCCGAATTGTAATTTCTGATATATTTGACATTTTACGGAATAATATAACGTTACTTGCTTGTGACGTCACAACATGGTTAATAGAGTTTTCGGTTATGAGCCGACATAATGCAATTTTAATGATATGGATACTTTCGGCATACTCAAATAACCTAATGGACTTACCACTGAATCTATAAAATCTGCTTTTACCTCAAATGATTCCGAAAACCAAAAATTACCTTAATTCATTAAACCAGAAGTAGCAAAACACCTCCCCTGCTATAATTTGATGGTTAATTAGAAAATTCGCAAGTAAATGTATCGCTTTAAATATACAGCATGTTTTAAAAatccgaaaatatttttttttatgaattcacATGAGGTGTTTATGTGTGTAGATTATCAATACTTTAATTTAGTGTAAACAGCTCATTCGGGTGTATTCGTCGCTCATCATTCAGTCATAATTCACCAATAGTCAAAATGAGccattaaatatatgtttttttattagatgAACACTTATAAAAGCTTAAGGGAATGCAACTtgacgtggtttcatttattgcGATGTCATATACACCCTGTATACTTCATATGTACGTGTGTGTAGCCTTCAGTGTATATAAAACAACTTGTGTATCAATAAAGCCGTATAttgaattacaataataagtCTTGTCTGTACACGTAACACGATAATACGACAACTAAACACTAGACTCGTTAGAGGAAATATTAATACCAAACCCTAATAGTACACGGATTACATACAAACGTTATAACAGgcttataaattacaaaaattattgcATTAACTAGTATCACCATAATACGTTTCGTTTCAACCCAATTAAAATCTTTTGGTAAACAACACAACAGGCAAGTATCAAGAAcagaaaatttttataaaaataacttgacAACACCTAACATTACTTATTTAGCTATTTATGGCAACATTGAAAAAACACAATGTAAAATGCAAACACTTCTTATATGAAttcgtaatatttatatcagttAAGTTTAATCGATAGTAGTCTGTAAGTATACACTAAACTAAGCCGTTAATATCTACTTGGTCTGACGATATAATAGACTGTTATTAAGTATATTCGTGAACTCGCCGCCGGATCAAATACCCAGTTACGAAACTACAAAATTTGAGCTTTCCCTGATCACAATAAATACTTCTCCATACGTCCAGAATGTAATTTTGCATGTCTATTGAATACTGTTTGGCTCCAATTGGCCGGCATAACAGACTTTGCGCTTAGAAAATTATTCTATTCTAAAACTAAACAACcaatattttaagatatgtaACTGTTTTGTGTTGTAATCTGCTCGAAATGAATCACAACCGGACCAAGCGAACGCGTCGACGTTCGTTCTATTACAAATGTTGGACGCGACTAGACTGCACAATACCAAAGGAATACTGGTTAGTGGAACAGGTTATATGAACATCGGCATCCCGATCACCCCAGCCGGTCGGGCGAGGGCGTGATGTTCCGGAACACGTCCAGCGACGGCGACGACGACCGCATGAGGTCCGGACACGGCGTGTTCGTGCGCGTCATACTCTCGAACCGCTCGCGCATGGCGGCCACGTGTCCCGCCATCACGCACTCCTTCTTCTCCTCCCGCTCGTCCTCCTCGTGCCCCCGCTCGGGCAAGTCCAGGTCGGAGAGGAGCGACACCTCCGAGGAGGCGGTGTAGTACATCTCGCTGGGCGGCTCGCACACCGCGGCGGCGTGGTCGGCGTCCTCGCTCCAGCGCTCCGCTCGGTACGTCTCCACCGAACGCACCGTCACCTGCTCGGGGCTCACCAGCTCCGGCGAGCACTCCACGTACGCGGGCGCCGCGACCGGCTCGTCCGCCGGCTCATCCGCCGGCCCGCAGTCTTCATACATGTCCTCGTCGTCGTAGTCCGACGCCTTCATAGTCTCGCAGAGGCGGTTGATCGCTTCGACGACGTCTTTAAGATCGCTCACGTCTTCAGCGGGCATGAGTACTTCTTCGATGGGCAGCACCGTGAGGTCGATGTGCGCGGGCGTGGGCTCCGTCTCGGGGACGGGTGTGTGTTGCGCGACGGCGCTGGCGGGGCAGAGCAGCGCATGCGCGGCGGAGAGCAGCGCGTGCGCCGGGTGCGAGTCGGGCAGGAGATGCGCGGTGCTGGGGGCGGGGTGTGCGGGGTGCGCGGGGGCGGGCGCGGGTGCCGCCCCCCGCGGTCGCTAGCAGGCGCTGGAGGTGCGCGGCCAGCCGTGGAGCGGGACGCgcagcggcggcgcgggcgcctGCGCCTTGCTCACTGCAACATCACACATATCACATACGTCACACATTTACCCTCGTCCTTCTGGCTCTCCTCGGGAAATTTTAACTCGACTACGTGTCATATTAACGAGTCAAAATTTGAcgaggaaaatattaaaatcaatataaaaacatggTGTATCATACATTTCATTATCACTTAAGTTAATAGGTAGTTATAgcatatcataataatattttaataattacattttttttttattattaaatctagacattacatttttttaattttatattagtttcgTGTCGTAGATTTTAATCATTCCAATATTTTCATGCACTTAAATACATGCCTCTATGGTATAGGCGATATGCGCATGCTGTGTTAGTGATGCGATCAAACGTTAGTACATGCATGAAATAATATAACGAACACTTACCTATGACATGCGGTATTCCGACTGTCGTTCACAATACCACTAATGTATCAAATTGTAAATCTATTTTTTCACTTTGTACTCaagactaaaatatttcaaactactGCCCTCTATGGGTGAAATACTGCGTCAATCAAAATTCtattctatacaaatatatttgaaatataactaaTGGACGTTCACAAAAGCAACAATTACAACAAATAAggttaaaacaatgaaaatacaCGACAACGTAATCAATAATCATTAatcttttattattcaaaaaaataatataaataattaagcaTTGTAAACATCACTATCACAATACCGCTTGCtcttttataatcataaaaagCGCAAAGGCCATCACTAAATTACTTAACTGCGGAAATCAATAAGTACCATACATAATGTAATAAGCTAAAATCCACCGAAAGCAAGACTGATAAGGTGGAAATCCACTTCACCTCCTAACTTAATCTCACTTCCCAAATACCGTGGCGTACAAACGACATACTTTATACCGCATACAAACGTCATTTTCTAGTCAAGTAACTAGCAATATTTAGTAACTAATCCCATAGAGGTAGTCAACACACATTTTTAAAGAGTTTTATCTCTTGCTAAATTGTCTTAGCTAAGTAGAAATCTTGTATCATGTTGACTCGAATACTGCTCTTAGAGTTTAGGTCAAAAATGAATCACTTAATTCAAGACCAcagtattcaaattttattaactcACGGTTAATGAAAAATCTATCTCTAAATCGAAAATAATTACTAGATGTATTGGGGAAAAttcaatattgatataaaaaataaattgcgaCCTGTTACaactaaaatagaaatgaataaaatggtaatttatatatacttacatttataaacGTCATAAAATAACGTAaagcaattaaataatgattttcaCCGCGATCAACCTTCCCAAATTTCTCCCTTGACTAGTATTGATtattaaaccaaataaaaaagcaCGCTGACCGACCGTATGAGCCGGAACTCCAAATACCAATAATATAATCCCGTTACACTGCAAACCATTTCCACCGAATCAAACCCTGACACCACCGCGTGAACAAGCAGTTAAGCCATTTAGCGAGCTGAcaaaataaaagttatgaaaATATACTGTCAATATAAGCGATGCACGTACAAAGTACGTGACCGCCGCAAGTCCCCCGCACACGAACAACCACGCCATGCTCAATAATGGCCAACGAACATTCATAGCTCTTCGGCTCCGTGTATAGAAAAGAATCCGCAATTGATCGGCGGCCATATTGGCCAGTGGCTGGTGGCCCGTGTGCGGCGATACGAAATGGCACCTCACGTCTACTTACAACAATCACAAAGGGCTCCACCTACTAATACATTTTACATCGACTTATTACTCATGCAAAAGATGAGAACTTATAGTAAGTAATGACTAAATTAGAGAATTATACTGAATACACTGCTCCACTGTTTAAAAACGTATTAAAGAGGATGACATTCTATAAAAAATGAGGCGATGGTATCcgaaatttacaacaaaataaatcttttttttgtcCATAATTGGATATTCAAAGACCACAGCCTCATATAATTCTAAAAATCTAAACACtgaattacaatatattgaCATCTCAACAATTACTAACGATGATCGACAAATGAACAATGGCATCAAcaaatgattaaaattgttggAATGAATTCTAATTCACGCATTCGTATAAAAATactgattaattataaaaaaaaacctattgatcttgccataaaaaaataagatgtgtCAATCCACTCCAACTATTTTGAGCGAATCATTAATTTTGTTAGTACGATGTTAAACATTGCGACAGCTACGGAACCACCGAATGTCATGATTGTGAAATGAGACaatgaataacaaattaattttttcaaATCTCACTCTTATTCCTTGGAATgacagtaatttttaaatgcatATCGTGTACTCATACAAAAGAACGTGCGCAAAACGAAAAATAGAGATAGTACATTaacaattcaaaaaatatattttaaaaacagaaataGAAGAAATTTTTAAACAGTAATCGTCTGAAGCTCAATAATATTCAACTATAATGATTTAAACTTATAACTTTACTTGATCTAGATTCAAAATCTAGAAAGGTCTACATTAACTGTCCTTTATGATAAACCCTTTGAATTCCAATGAGgctcaatgttaattattatcactatccaaaaatatatatatctaaactcgaaatactataaaattaatttaaacatcagTCTCTAAACGCTAAGAATACAATAGAAGACAACTGACATGCAACCATGCTCCGTAACATCTAATATAAATCATCTTTCAAAatgtaatacttaatatttgcTCTTCATAATTTGGTATCTAAAATatgactaaaataaaacttatttaaaacttaaattattattatgacctTACTTGTACCTATTGCACTTAatttaacacataatatatagatatttttattatttatagttaaacaCAAGGCACTGTGCGTTTTCtcattaagatatattttttattcataccaCCTTCCTTAATCAATggagttaaaaatatttcactccTCGATTTTTCTTTCATCAAAAAAGTTGCATGCATGCAATTTAAGTTTCTAAACACACTTCTGATCTAAAAAGAAAACACGCTCTGtctgaagggataggcagaggtgaaacTAGAGAACATTCGGTTTAAACACATGacctataattaaaataagtcgtAACATCAAATTAGACTATCGTATAGCACaagattataaatatagtttaatttgatCAAAAGTGCATTTGTTTATACAGATAGACGAACTAGATACAATATTAACCAAATGCTTAGTACAAATATGCATGCTTGAAAGTAAGAATTAATCTGTCTTATATATGCAACGGATTAAGCTAGATGAAGACACTTCTATTTTAATAGACTTCATAATATATCACTTATCGTATGAcctgtttattatttcttattattttttttattaaattaagttctTATATGTCATATGTTGCGTGCGTGTGACTAATTTGTCAATATCTTTAGTCTGTAGTTTGAAAACATTAACACATTTAAAGTCAGGAAATCTCATGTGGCTTTTAAAGCATAAAAATTAGTTACCACACGTATCCGAAACACACTtgtctacaaaaatatttaaataattctctcgtaatattaagtttaaaatataattggtaAATTTTAACTGTAAACAAGAGAATCCTACTTAGTGTGCATAAATACCAATGGCTTTGAACGCAAAAAGTTCCAGAAAAACATTTTGCAACTAACCACCTGTCAAATACTTGTGTCAATTATGCTTAGAATACCACCACAATTGTCTATGGGCCAGATTCGTGGAACCAGACTATTATACTTGACTGATTACATTATCAATATGTTGCCATAAACTAAAacgttatataacaaaaaataatatcgcGGACAAGATAAACTGATAATTTATCGCTTATTCTATAATCAACTTTAATCCATAGATAAGGCTGCGATAGTTctatcaaaacaaaatagtCTATACCACGATTCTAGGTCCACCATAGGCAACTATATAGATGTGCTAACATCCTTCATATAGTTTCATCTGCTTTACTCGTTATAACATGTATCAAATAACATGCGTCTATGATCAGTTAAATTCTGATACTATGCCTAATAAACATAATGCAACTCAGAAAAATATTACTATCCCAATAATATTACACCTTTTATGTAACTCATTTACATGAATATTGTAACTTACAAACTGAGCGAAGCATACgggaatataaaattttgttcataataaaattaaaaaaataaatttagaatgaATATTACTGATAATCCATTCCAGTATCTACATTTGTAACCAGTGTCAGCTTTCAAACATGATCAGCATGGATCGGTAAAGATTATAATAGCACATGAGGTAAGTATAACCTTTATCAAAGTACACaagaaacatatttaaaaaagcgTTAAACGCCatgctttttatatatatttctcgTCGACAGTAGACATGGTAACAACCATTTATCGACTATCGATTTTACATTTATGTCGTATACTGTAAGTATAATCGATCATTGATTCAGTGAATCCGATGTAAAGTGTATTCAAGTCACAATTTATCGATATCGTCAATCGATTAGTGTATCGATATCGCATGTAGATTCAAGCGTGCTTACCGGCGACGGTGGCGCTGCTGTAGCCCTTGGCGATGCGCAGGAACGGGTCCGGCGGCGGGAACGACCCCACCGGCCGGAACAGCTCCGCGAACCGCGCCTCCAGCTCCGCCGACCGCATCGACGAGCCGCGCACCGGCGGCAGCGGCGCCGACGGGTCGTCGCCGTTCACGCTCTGCAACAAGTGCGCGGTTCAAGGTCGGTTCCTCGTGCCATGATTTGTTGGTGGTAATCTTGCTTACCATTGAacattatttaagaaataattccGCTCCTTGTTActgtataaagatattattatacgcTGATTTCAATTGTACTTATTTCCCAGATGTACACATTAATTCAGTTTCGAAAAGAGCAGAGTAGCTTGTCGACGGTTTGtttgtaagttttattaaagCTTTGAATAGAATGGGGTGTGGCTTACGTTCTGCCTGAAgtgtggcggcggcggcggcggcgggtgcGTGAGGGAGGC
This portion of the Manduca sexta isolate Smith_Timp_Sample1 chromosome 14, JHU_Msex_v1.0, whole genome shotgun sequence genome encodes:
- the LOC115442809 gene encoding uncharacterized protein LOC115442809, translated to MPAEDVSDLKDVVEAINRLCETMKASDYDDEDMYEDCGPADEPADEPVAAPAYVECSPELVSPEQVTVRSVETYRAERWSEDADHAAAVCEPPSEMYYTASSEVSLLSDLDLPERGHEEDEREEKKECVMAGHVAAMRERFESMTRTNTPCPDLMRSSSPSLDVFRNITPSPDRLG